A window of Streptomyces sp. NBC_01689 genomic DNA:
GCTCGCCGGGGACCGTGACATCTCCGGCTTCGTCGGCCGGACCATCGGCCAGGTCGTGGCCTACGACCGGCAGCGCGGCACCGATCTGCTGCGCACCCTGGACGCCTACTTCGCCTGTGGGATGAGCCCCGCGCGCACCAAGGACGACCTGCACGTCCATGTGAACACGGTGGCCCAGCGGCTGGAGCGGGTGGGCAGGCTGCTGGGGGAGGACTGGCAGAGTCCGGCGCGCGTCCTGGAGATCCAACTGGCCGTGCGACTGCACCGGTTGTCCACGACGGCACGGCACTGACCCCCGTACGCGCGTACGGGGGCCGGGAGATGTGGAGATGCCGGCGGTCAGGCAGTGGAACGCGCGTCCGCCGCGGGCACGGACGCCTCCGTCCCGCCGTCGTCCGCGACACCCGCCAGGTCACGGTGCCGGGTCTCCTCGGCGACGCCCACGGCGACCAGCGTCAGCACGGCCGCCGCGATCACGTACAGGGAGATCGGGGTGGAGGTGCCGTAGTCGGAGAGCAGCGCGGTCGCGATCAGCGGAGCGGGGGCTCCCGCGGCGACGGAGGCGAACTGGGCTCCGATCGAGGCACCGGAGTAGCGCATCCGCGTCGCGAACATCTCGGAGAAGAAGGCGGCTTGGGGCGCGTACATCGCACCGTGCAGGACGAGGCCGACGGTGACGGCGAGGACCAGGGCGCCGAATCCGCCGGTGTCGATGAGGGAGAAGAAGGGGAACATCCACAGGCCCACCCCGGCGGCGCCCAGCAGATAGACGGGCCTGCGGCCGATCCGGTCCGACAGCGCGCCCCAGGCGGGGATGACGGCGAAGTGCACGGCGGAGGCGATCAGTACCGCGTTGAGCGCGGTCTGCCGGGAGACGCCGGCCGACGTGGTGGCGTACACGAGGATGAAGGCGGTGATCACGTAGTAGCTGATGTTCTCCGCCATACGGGCGCCCATCGCGATCAGGACGTCACGCCAGTGGTGGCGCAGCACGGACACCAGCGGCAGCTTCTCCGTGGCGGCCTCCGGCGTCCGCCCGCGTGCCTCGGCCCGCGCCAACGCCTCCTGGAAAACAGGCGATTCGTCGACGGACAGACGAATCCACAGACCGACGACGACCAGTACGCCGGACAGCAGGAACGGGACGCGCCAGCCCCAGGAGACGAAGGCGTCGTCCGTGAGGGTGGCGGTGAGCAGCGAGAGCACACCGGTCGCGAGGAGTTGCCCCGCGGGCGCTCCGGTCTGCGGCCAGGAGGCCCAGAACCCGCGCCGCTTCGCGTCCCCGTGTTCGGACACGAGCAGGACGGCGCCGCCCCACTCGCCGCCCAGCGCGAATCCCTGCACGAGACGCAGCGCCGTCAGCAGGACGGGGGCCGCCGCGCCGACCGTCGCGTGCGTCGGCAGCAGACCGATCGCGAACGTCGCCCCGCCCATCAGCAACAGGCTGAGCACCAGCAGCTTCTTGCGGCCGAGCCGGTCCCCGTAGTGTCCGAAGACCAGCGCGCCGAGGGGCCGGGCCGCGAACCCGACCGCGTACGTGAGGAACGACAGCAGCGTGCCCACGAGCGGGTCGGAGCCGGGAAAGAAGAGCTTGTTGAAGACGAGCGCGGCCGCCGAGCCGTACAGGAAGAAGTCGTACCACTCGATGGTGGTGCCGATGAGGCTGGCGGCGACGATGCGCTTGAGGTTGGCGGGTGGTGGGGGAGCGGTTGCCGCGGAGGCCATGTGCGCCACTTCCTTGTGTGCCGTGGGGACGGGTGGGTGTGGGCACACCGTAGGAAGACGCACGTCAGGGGCACATGTGGCGGGGCAACATAGTTCGGCGGTCGGCTATGCGTGCGTCCACCATGCCGCTGCGCGGCCGCTCGGTTCAGGGGCTCGAAGGCGATCGAAACGAGTACAGTCCGGAACGTGTAGTTCGGGGTGATTCAGCGGTGTGGTGCTGACCCCCGTACTAGTTCGGTGCTGACTAAAAGCTCACGTCACCACCCGTGCCCATCCCTCCCGTGCTGACTACGCTCCTTTGAACTCGGACACCTTGGGGCCGATCGGCTCCGGGCCGTTGTCCGGTAGGTGACCTTCTAGACCCGCACGCTCAGCTCAGAGACTCCGGCTCGGAACCCGAATCCCATGGCCTGGCCCTTTTGCCATGGCCAAGTAGTCACGGGTCCGGTGTCGGTGGCTGCTTGCGCATCGCGATCCAGCGGTCGTCCTCACTCTGGCAACGCTGAAATGGCTCACTGGGCCCATTCCAATCAGACGCCCTTCGAATCGGCAATGACCTGCACGTTCATGCCGTGCTCCTTGTGTTTGACCGAGTAGAACGGGCGGTTGGCAGCGATCCGGTCGATGGGCAAGGGCGTCCCGTCCAGGATCACGTACGCCTTCTTCGGCGCAGTTGGTACGGCTTCGGCGAGGGCGGCGGGGAGGTTGACGGCCTCGGTGATGTATCGGTAGGCGGTGGTGGTGCCGATCCCGACTCCGGTCGCGAGCTGGGCGTGGGGCTGGCCGTTGCGCAGGTGGGCGAGGGTGAGCAGGGCTGCCTGTCGGCCTGCGTTCAGGCGCCGCCACAGGGTTCCGAGAGCGCGGCGGTGGTCTTTGAGGCGGGCGGCGGGGAAGCGCAGGGTCGAGCTGAACGCGTCGACGCCGGACGTATAGACAAGCATGCGAAGCCTCTGGTTGAGACGGTTCTCTTAGTCAAAACCCATCTACCAGGGGCTTCATCTGTCTGTCAGCCCAACCGCCCGCCTGGCAAGTGAGGTTGGATAGGGCTCACTGGCTGCGGCCCCGGTGACCGCTCCGACCACGCCGCCGTGGTCGGTTGGTTCGGATCGCGGTGCGTTGTGACCGCTTCGGTGACGTCGGCGGGGAGGGCTCGGCCAGGGGCGGTGAAGGGGGCATCGAGTCGGGCTGAGAGCAGCGGGCTGACAGCAGGGGCGGCGTGTGTCCCCAACTAGGCGACGAGCTCTCCGGACCGAGGGCAGAACCGGGTTGGTAAGACGGTGTTCGCCCTGGCGGGTCAGGCCGCAGGCGTGCGCGTCGTTGTCGCGGCGGAATGGGTCATGAGCCCACAGGGCCGAAAGACGATGCGGTCGACCGTGCGCCAGACCGAGACTTGCGGACCGGAACGATCCGGTGAGCAGCGTAGCCAACTTTGTTCGAACGCCATCGGCGCTCTTCACTCATTGTCATGATGCCGGTACGCTCTGATGGCTATGGTCAGTCAGGGGATACCACGCTTCATAACGGAAGCTCTCGACCGGGACGAGCTCCTCCTCTTCGTCGGTTCAGGGATCTCCCTGTCCTACGCCGGCAAGAAGGGCATGCTGGGAGGGCTGGAGGTAACGGAGCTCATTGCTGATCGGCTGCTTGAGCGGAAGCTGTCAAAAGATGAATCGCTGATGCAAGTCGCCCAGGAGACGGTCTGGCAGGACGCAGGTAGTCGACAGCGCCTTGAGGCAATCCTGACGGAGGCCTTCGCGGATCCGAACATCCAGCCCTTGCCTGCTCATCAAGCATTGGCCGCCATTGGCGCCACGATAATCACTACGAATTATGACACGCTCATTGAGCGTTCTTTCCAAACTTTCGGCAAGCGCCTGTCGGTGGCCTGGAAGGACGAGCATCTTTCGAGCGTCTCGGGCTCCCTGCTCATTAAAGTACATGGCACGGTTGATGCGCCGTCAAGTTGTGTCATAACCGAGGACGATTATTACCACTGGATGGATCGTGAGCCCGAGTTGCGTGAACTCGTCAGGGCTCTGCTCCTGACCAAGACGTTGTGCTTCATCGGGTACTCTCTGTCGGATCCGAATTTTCGGGCTATTCTGCGTATTTTGCGCTTCAAATTTGCCGCCATACGACGTCCTGGACTGGTCGTAATTCACAAGTCCGATCCAGCATCCTACGACCATCGATTCATTACTGAGAGCTTGGGGCTCCGAGTTCACCAAGCAGATGGCACCGAGTTCCTCCGCATGTTGGCTCGTCATGGGGACAGAACACCCTATGCGGATGTCCTGGCCTCGCAGGAGATACGTGACCGATATTTTGCCGAAGAGTTGAAGGACATCACCTTCCAAGACTTTGCGGCAGACATGATTGCTCAGCAGATTTCAAACGGGACAGCAGAAAAGTTGTCAATGAGCCCGGCCTTGCTTGTCAGGCTACGAAAAAGAAACGACCTGAGTACGTTACCCCAGACGTCTCCGCAAACCATCTCGAGTGATAGTTTCATCCGAGTTCCCGCAGGGCCGTTCATCGCGGGAGGGGAGCGCCATGGAAACGAACTCATAAGAATAGAGAGTATCGCCAAACCGTATTACATCGGTGAGCATGCTACTAGTAATGATGAGTATCGAAAATTTGCCCGATGGTGCGGAGGTGTGAATCACGATCGGACCTTTTGTCATCCCGGCGAACCGGCAGGCAAGGATCATCTTCCGCAGGCTGAGCCACATCCCCACGAAGTCCCTCCGGATTACTGGACCAGCTCATCCTGGGGAAACTATCCAGTGGTAAACGTGGATTGGTGGGACGCGTATGCCTTCTGTCGATGGGCGGGTGGTCGATTGCCGACGGAACTGGAATGGGAACGCGCGGCGCGGGGTGTCGACGGACGGCGTTATCCATGGGGTGACACATTCGACGCGGCTCACTGTAATACCGAGGAGCGAGGCGAACGTAAAACTCTTCCAGTCAACTCAATGCCCTTGGGCCGCAGTCCTGTCGGTGCCTACCATATGAGCGGCAACGTATGGGAATGGTGTGCCGATGAATACTTCTCGCCCCGTTTTCAATCTGCCTCTCGTATCGTCCGAGGTGGATCGTTCAGTAGGGGAGAGCATCGAGCACGTTGTGCTTTCCGAAATGGTCGATCCCCAGGAGACGCCTGGTGCAGCCGGGGATTTCGCATCGCGCGGGACGAATCATGACGTCACTAAAGGAGGCAGGCCCGTGCATCTGTTCAATGCTGATCGACTGCGGCTTCTGATCACCGATTCGTGCAATCTCAGCTGTTCTTACTGTCACAATGAGGGGCAGTTCGGGCGAGGCAGATTCATGTCGATGTCTTTCGTCGCCGAACTCGCAGCATGGTTGCAGGATAACTCGATTCGTGTAGACAATCTCATTCTGAGCGGAGGTGAGCCCTCACTGCATCCACAGCTCACAAAAATTGTTGAAACTCTGAATGGAACAGCGAAGAAAATTTCCATGGTCTCGAACGGCACCCGGCTGACTCCAGCGGTAATCGATTGTTTGACAGAAAGTGGACTCAGCTACATCAAGTTCGGCATCGACGCCGTAGATGCGCTTTCCACGAAGGGGCCGCTGGACCGTGCCTCACGCGCAGCTCAGCAGGACGTTCTTGCAAACGCTGCGTATGCGGCGACCGTCATGCCCGGATCGCATCTCAATTCAGTGGTCAGCGCCTTCAATTATCACAGGATTCGCAAGGTTGTCGAGTGGTGCGACCAGAACTCCATGGGGGTAAAGTTTCTCGAACTGATCGAAGTGCGTCCCGAAGTTCATGCCATTAAACCCTACGCAGATGATGCAGGGCACTCTTGGTTCGCGCGAATATATGAAGATGTGGGTGATCTGCTGACCGATGTCGCATACAATCCAGTAGTCATGAAGTTTTACGCCCGCTCTCCTGCGGGGCAACTCGTCCAGTTCAGTGAGAATTTCTGCTTGTACGGCGCTTGTAGTCGGCTGTGGACGCGCATCGATGCTCACGGAAATCTGGTTCCCTGCATTAATCGCCCGGTCACGCGCTCTTTCTCTCGCAGCGAGATCGGTTTGAATCAGTCCAGAGCCGTCAACCAGGAAATGAAAAACGTCTCGGCATGGCCCTGTGGTGCAATGGGGATAACAGAACAACGAATGGAACCAGATCGCACAGAGGTCGATATCGCATTGAGTGACGGGTCGGTTGTCTCTTTTCCACTCACGGGTAGGACAAGCTGTGTCGGTTGATGGTTCTGTGAAGACGACAGCATGGTCAGAGATGCGAGCCGAGGCTCGGTCACGTGTCGATCCAGCCCCTCTTGCCTCTCGCGGCTTCTATGCACTCGGAGTTGTGGGCCTTCCTGGTGCAGGGAAGTCAACGGTATTGGAAGCTCTCACGAAGTTAAGACCCGATCTGTCCTATGCCGGGACGCGTGCGTTCCATACATCCGGCTCGCGGATGGCTGACTACATCTATCGGCTTTTTGTGGAGGCCGATTCCCATGCAGCCCTCCCCTGTCAATTTGAGGCCCTGGTCGAGCGGACGCTCATGCAGTGGCCGGCTGACGGGACGACACTCGTCGATGAGCCTATCGAGGCGGTACTGGCGCACACGCGGGCTCTGTGGGCGTGTGATCTGCTGGGCGACACCGAAGTCTCGACATGGTTGACCGCATACGAGATTGCGTCCAGGACGCTACCAGCGGCACCTCTTCTGATCCTGCTCACCTGTGACAGGGAAGAACGCCAACGGCGCACGCGCCTACGCGGCCGCCTCCGTGACGCGAGCGTGGACGACCGATACCTGGGTGCGCTTGACGAAGCTCTCCACGAGATTTTGCAGACAGCCGAACACAGCGGTACTGCCACGTTCGAACTAGACACAACCGAAAGGTCACCTCACGCCTCCGCGGTGCACCTCCTCCGCCTTCTAGAACAAAGCCCATCCCATGTGGGTCCCTGAGGCCAGTGCACGTGACGAAAGTAATGTGGAGAGAGGGTGACCTGATCAATGCCGCGAGGTCGCGATCCGCGTGAGCGAGCTGGGATCATTCTCGTTCATGAAGGCCGCTTGGCCGTCATGCCGCCCGCGGGCAGTCTCGCCTTGGACACGGTCTGCTTCGAACTCCCTATCAGTGAGATCGGTGCCGGAGAGACACCGGCGGTAGCAGCGGCGAGTCGCCTGAGAGAGGACACCGGCCTCAACGTCGAGGTCTCGACACGCGACTGTGTCCGCCTTACCGGTGTCAGTCATACAGATTGGTACTTTCGTGCATCGCTCGTCTTCCCCTCGACCGCAGGGACAATCGGCACATCGATGCGCCTTGCAGGAAAACAGCTGATGTTCGTCGATTTTCCGTCTCTGGCAACAGGAACTCTGTTTCCGCCCAGTGTGGCCGAGATGGCGATGCATGCGCTGTCAACAGGAGAGTGGTGGGACGATCAGACCGAGCTTTCCGATCCCTGTGAGAAGCCACCAAGCAGGGTTCGGGCGGGGGCACTGGTCATCAACGCGAAGGGGCAAGTCCTTCTCATCGAGCGAAACGGTCCGGGACGTCGTTGGTATGAGATTCCGGGTGGAGGGATCGAGCCGGACGAACTGCCGGAAGTTGCCGCCGTACGCGAGCTCGCCGAAGAGACGGGCTTGGCCGTGGTAATTCGCCTCGGTCTGGCCACCATTCTTAAAGAGGGTAGACGCGAGCATTATTTTCTCGCAGATTTCCGCGATTCTGCTGCCGAACCGAGAGAGCTCGACCTGAGAGAAAATTCTAGACTGGTGTGGCTCGATGTTTCGGAGTTACCAAATCTGCCATTGTGGCCTAAACGGTTGGCTTGGCGGATTGCTCACTGGAAGAAGACGGAATGGCCCAAGATCCCAGTTGTGCTGAGCGATTCCATCCCAGACGCAGACCTCACGAAACCCTGCAATTGGTGAGCCGCCATCAGTGGCTGAAGTCCCGTGTCGCCGAAGGCTGATTGTGTCTTTTGGACCTTGGAGGATGCAGTCCGTTATGGCGAGGGGCACCATCCTGCCGGAGGGGTGGAGCACGGCGTCCACCCGACGCGACAGTCGACCTGCAGCCGTGCTGACCACCGCGGCCACGGCAAACACGCCGGAACAGGCATCTCGTTGAATTGACGAGCCGTCGTATGTAGTGCGTTGTGGTTGAGGGCACCCGGGGGTGGGCACGTAGATGCTTGTATCAAGCCGGGAGGGCGGCGCCATGGGTTCACTCTTGTTGAGCGTGACTGGGGTGCTCATCGCAGCCGGCGTGGCACTGCAGGTATGGGTGTCCGGCTCGGCCAGAGCCGACAGGCGGTACGCCCTCCAGTTGCCGGCCGTGCTCATGTACTCTCTGGCAAGCGCATTGTTTTTGTTCTCCATATTTCCGGACTCACTGTCGGAAGGGCGAGCCCTGGGGTTCGGGATCGGCGGAGCAGCCGGATTCTCGGCCTTTTTCATGCTCGCCTCCTTCTCCTGGCTTTCCCAAACGCGCCCGCGTGACCAGATGGCTGCGGAACTCAAAGCGACGTTAAAGGAGAACGCTCGCCTCAGAAGACAACTGAACGGCAGGGCGGTTGTGGCAGAGGCGCCCGTTCCTCTGGCCGGTACCAGTCGATACGAGGTTCAATTGCCGAGTGCCCGCCGGCATCACCTGGGAATGATCACGGGTAATCTGGCCAATGTCCTGGGTGTCGACGTGTGGGTGAATCCTGAGAACACCCGAATGGAAATGTCGCGTATCACGGAGCACACTGTCTCGGCGACTATCCGGTATCACGGGAGTCGACGGAACACGCTCGGCCACGTGGTGGACGACACCATCGCCCTCGAACTGGCGGGTCTCATGTCCGGCCAGACCCAAGTGGCGGCCGGACATGTGCTGGTCACGGGGGCCGGAGAGTTGTGTGCGAGTCACCAGGTACAGCGGATCGTCCACGTGGCGGCGGTGGAGGGTGAGCCTGCATCGGGCTTCCGCCAGGTCATGGACCTGGAACGGTGCGTGCGGAACATCCTGACCACCGTGGACCGCTTGAACAGTGAAGGCGACGTGCTCCGTTCTGTCGTGCTTCCGCTGCTTGGCACGGGAGGTGGCAACAGTGACTTACGGGCGACGGTCGCTTCTCTGGTGGCGTCAGCCGTCGCCTACTTCGAGGCACACCGTGGCTCGGATATCCGAACCGTCTATTTGTTGGCGTACACCGATGTCCAGGCGGCTGTCTGCCGTGAGGTGCTGGAACTGCGATTGGAATCCATCGATCCGACCGGTGGGTAGTCGGCAACCCGAGCCGTACGACCGGGTTCCAACGACCACAAGTGAGCAAGGGGAGTCTCACGGGGGACGGCAGCTCCCGCGTAGGGGAACGGGAACGGCGGCGAACGGAGTTGCGGCCCATCGCGATCGTCGCCAACCATGACGCCGGTGACCGGGCGATCCCCTAATGCGAGTTGAAGCTTACGACCAGGCCCACACGCAAGGAGTTCACCACCGGGCTCCAGACTGAAGAACCGGCTTGCGAGGCGCCGACCTAGGACCATGTAGGACACGGTCTAAGGCGATCGAAATGAACGCCGTCCGGGACGGGTGGTTCGGGGGTGGTTCATCGGTGCGGTGCCGACTCCAGGCGCGTACAGCGGAAAGAATTTCCGGGAACCGTTGGGCGGTCCCACCTCGTGGCCCTCGGTGAGCGCCACATGCCGCTGTCCTGTACCCGCAATCCCGAGACCCGCATGCTGTGGCCGGGCATGCGAGAAGCAGGGCCCGTCCGCATGTGGCCGCGCCACACGCCTCCAACTCCTCACGTCCCTGCGAGCGACACACGACACGCCCCTCCGACGGCCGACGGCCGTCGCCCGCGGAGGCTCGCGCCTGTCCCCCATGAGGTGGACCCGCAGGCCGAAGGGCTCCTCACCCCCGAGGCCGGGGACGAGGAGCCCTTCGGCTCCGCTCGGACGGACAGACGGCCGGTGCCACGCGGCGGCCGGTGCGGCGGTCGATGCCGCCGCCGGTCAGATCCTGTCGGCCGGTACGAGCTCCGAAACGGCGTCGGCCCTGGGGGTGTTCGCGGCGCGCGGGGGCAGGGAGTCGCCCTCGATGTCCATGTTCGGCACGGCGCGGTCCAGCCACTTGGGCAGGGCCCAGGCGTGACGGCCGAGCAGGCTCAGCACCGCGGGGACGATCGTGAGGCGGACCACGAAGGCGTCGATGAGGACGCCGATGGTCAGGGCGAAACCGATCGTCTTGACGGTCGGGTCGTGGTTGAAGATGAAGCCGCCGAAGACGGCCGCCATGATGAGGGCCGCCGCGGTGACGACCCGCCCGCTGCGTTCCACGCCGTGCTCGACCGCGGCCCGCGCGTCCCGGTGGTGGTGGAAGTGTTCGCGCATCCGGCTGACCAGGAACACCTCGTAGTCCATCGCGAGGCCGAACAGGACGCCGATCAGCAGGACCGGAACGAAGCACGCGATCGGGGCCGCCGCCGCGACCTGGAACAGTCCGGTGAGGTGACCGTCCTGGAAGACCCACACGACCGCGCCGATGGCGGCCGCGATGGACAGCAGGAAACCCAGAACGGCCTTGAGGGGTACCAGGATCGAGCGGAAGGCCAGCATCAGCAGGAGCAGCGCGAGCACCACGATGATCGTGACGAACAGCGGCACGGCCGAGGACAGCTTCGCCGACACATCGATACCGGCGGCGGTCGCACCGGCGACGTAGGCCGTACCGCCCGCGTCGGTCACCGGCGTCACCGCGCGGTCGCGCAGCCGGTGCACCAGGTCGGTGGTCCGCTGATCGTCGGGGCCGGTCTTCGGCACGACGCCGAGCACGGTGATCGCGCCGTCCTCCGTGGCCCTGGGCGGTGCCACCGTCGCGATGTCCGGGTCCTTGCCCACGGCGTCGGCGACCCCCTCGACGGCCGACTCGCGCCGCGCGGCGGGTATGCGCGTGCTGTCCACGACGACCACGAGGGTCGCGTTGAAGCCCGGACCGAACCCCTTGGTGAGGAGTTCGTAGCTCTTGTGCTGGGTGCTCGCGGCGGGCTGGGTCTCGTTGCTCGGCAGGCCGAGGCGCAGTCCGGTGGCGGGCAGGGCGAGGGCGAGCAGTCCGAGGACGCTCACGACCAGGACGGGAACGGGGAAGCGGGTCATGAGGCGGCCCCAGGCCAGACCCCAGGATCCCGGTCGGCGCTCGCGGCCGGGCGTCCCGGCCCGCGCGGGACTCGCCCCCGGCCGTGCGCTCTTGGGGCGCAGCCGCTCGCCGAGGCAGCCCAGCAGGGCGGGTACGAGGGTGAGGGCCACCAGTACCGCGAGCAGTACGGTTCCGGCGGCGGCCAGGCCCATCACGGTGAGGAACGGGATGCCGGCGGCGGAGAGCGCGGCGAGCGCGATGATGACGGTCACGCCCGCGAAGGTCACGGCGCTGCCCGCCGTCGCGGTGGCGCGCGCGATCGAGTCGGGCAGGTCCTGCGCCGGGTCGGCGAGCTGCTCGCGGTGGCGGGAGACGATGAACAGCGCGTAGTCGATGCCGACGGCCAGGCCGATCATCAGCGCGAGGACGGTCGCGGTGTTCGTCATGTCGATGAAGCGGGACAGGAACTGGACGGTCATCACGCCGACCCCGACGCCGACGAGGGCCGTCATCAGGGGCAGGCCCGCCGCCAGGAGCGAGCTGAGCGCGAGCGCGAGCACCACGAAGGCCACGACCACGCCCACGACCTCGGCGGGGCCGCCGACCTCGGCGGGCGGGGTGGACACGGTACCGCCCAGTTCGACGTCGAGGCCGGCCTTCCTCGCCGGGTCCAGAGCGGCATCGAGCCGGTCCTTGGCGGACTGCGGCACGAGGTCGGCGGGCTTGCCGAACAGCGCGTCGGCGTAGCCGATGGTGCCGTCCCTCGACACCGCGCCGGTCTTCGCCGGGCCTGACACGTTGATGACCCCCGGCACCGCGGCGACCGCCGTGAGGGTCGCGTCGACGGCGCGCCGCTGCTTCTCGCCGGTGAGACTCGCGCCCTCAGGCGCGGCGAACACGATGCGGGCCGTGCCGCCGGCGGCTTGCGGGAACTTGGCCTTCAGCAGGTCCTGGGCCTGCTGGGACTCGACGCCCGGCACCGAGAACTCCGTCGTCACCTTTCCGCCGAGGGCGGTGCCCAGACCGGCGGCCACCGCGAGGAGCAGCACCCACACCGCGAGCACCCGGCCCCGGCGGCGTGCCGCCCAACGTCCCAGCGCGTACAAGCGTTTCGCCACGGCAGGTCTCTTTCGTTTCGGGGTTCGACAGTCGCCGTACCTGGTGGTCCGGCAGAATTTTTACAGCGTAATGCATTTTTACTGCACGATGTAAAAATGCAGTCCGAAGCTATGCTGGACGGCATGGACAGGGTTGCGACGGAGGACGGCCTGCGTGAACGCGGCAAGGCCAAGCGGCGGGCCGCGATCACGCGCGCGGCCTTCGAACTCTTCGCCGCGCAGGGCTACGACGCCACGACGATCGCGGAGATCGCCGCGGCGGCCGAGGTGTCCCCGCGCACGGTGACGCTGTACTTCCGCACCAAGCAGGACATCGCCTTCGCGGCCTTCGACGCCACGGTGCTCCAGCTGACCGAGATGCTGCGCGGCCGTGCCCCGGGGGAGAGCGTCATGCAGGCACTGGAGGGCTGGTTGCGCGCGGAGATGGCCTGCCACGACGAGAACGACGAGCTCGAAATGCGCATGTTCGAGGCCAACCCGGAACTGCGGGCGGTACGCACCGCGCGGATGGCGGCGGCCATCGAGGAGGGCGCCCGCATCATCGCCGAGGACACCGGCCAGGCCCCGGACGGGATCGCCCCCCGCCTCGCCGCGGCCGCCGCCGCGGCCGTGGTCACCGAGATCTTCCAGTACCCCGAGGGACCCGAGCGCGACCAGGCCGTCGGGACGGCCATGACCTTCCTCACCGCGGGCATCGAGGCGGTGGCCGCGAGCGCACGTCGATGATCCTGGGCGCCGGACAAACCGGCGACCGGTCGCGCGGGCCCCAGGCGCGATCCGTGCGGCGCCGACGACGCCCGTGCCGCGCCCTCCCACGGCTCCAGGTGAGGGCTGAACGGGGTGTCCTGTCCCGCCCGATCCGGTGACCGCGTGGGTGCGCGGCTCTGGTGCACGGGCCGGGTGCGGGAGCGTGGAGGGCCCGGGGCGCGACCACGCCCTCGGAGACCTACGTGAGGAATCCCCATGCCGATCACGAAGTCGATGGCCGCCGTGTCCGCGGCGGCGCTCATGCTGGCGGGTGTGGCGGGAGCCGGAGTGGCGCGGGCGTCCGCCCCGACGGCCGTCGGCACCGCGCGTCCGTCCGCGTGCCGTCCGGCGAACCACACGGCCAGGATCGCTCCGGCCCGCGCGTCTTCGGGGCACCGCCACTACCGAGTCACGCTGACCGCGGCGCCGGGGTACGAACCGTGCCGGCCGGCCGGTTCGCCCACCGACGTTCGGTTCTACCGCCACGGCTCCCCTGACGCGGTCTCGGCAGGCCGATACGGCCCCCAGCACGTGGTGGCGACCTTCGGTCCGGGACACCCGGTGCACTTCGACATCCAGGTGCCCGACGGGGCCGATGGCGTCCCGGCCGACGAGGTGTCCTTCACGCTCAGGACCCCGGACGGGGTGATCCCCGGTGACTCCAGCGCATACGGCCACCTCTCCGTCGCGCCCGGAACCGTCGTCGGCCCGGTCCGGCCCGGGGCCTGACCGTCGTACAGCCCGGCACGCCATCCTCTGTCGTGTGCGTGTCCGGGCCGTGCCATGATCGCCGGTCATGGGGAGACACAGGGTGGGGAAGGCGGCCGTGGTCCTGGCCGTGACCATGGCGGGCGTGAGCGGGTGCGGCGGCTCGGACGGCGGGGACGCGGCGAAGCCGGCGGCGGCATCGGTGGCGCCGGTGGCGAAGGTGAGGCGGGTGCCCCTGGGAACGGCGACCAAGAGGTTCCGGGCCGCGGTGGACAAGTTCGACCGGGACGGCGGCTGCGTCTACCAGGAGCCCGGGATGTGCTGGGATCAGATGAAGGCGCTCATGGAGTCCGCGCGGACCTTGCGCACGGCGATGCGCCGG
This region includes:
- a CDS encoding MFS transporter; translation: MASAATAPPPPANLKRIVAASLIGTTIEWYDFFLYGSAAALVFNKLFFPGSDPLVGTLLSFLTYAVGFAARPLGALVFGHYGDRLGRKKLLVLSLLLMGGATFAIGLLPTHATVGAAAPVLLTALRLVQGFALGGEWGGAVLLVSEHGDAKRRGFWASWPQTGAPAGQLLATGVLSLLTATLTDDAFVSWGWRVPFLLSGVLVVVGLWIRLSVDESPVFQEALARAEARGRTPEAATEKLPLVSVLRHHWRDVLIAMGARMAENISYYVITAFILVYATTSAGVSRQTALNAVLIASAVHFAVIPAWGALSDRIGRRPVYLLGAAGVGLWMFPFFSLIDTGGFGALVLAVTVGLVLHGAMYAPQAAFFSEMFATRMRYSGASIGAQFASVAAGAPAPLIATALLSDYGTSTPISLYVIAAAVLTLVAVGVAEETRHRDLAGVADDGGTEASVPAADARSTA
- a CDS encoding SUMF1/EgtB/PvdO family nonheme iron enzyme, producing the protein MAMVSQGIPRFITEALDRDELLLFVGSGISLSYAGKKGMLGGLEVTELIADRLLERKLSKDESLMQVAQETVWQDAGSRQRLEAILTEAFADPNIQPLPAHQALAAIGATIITTNYDTLIERSFQTFGKRLSVAWKDEHLSSVSGSLLIKVHGTVDAPSSCVITEDDYYHWMDREPELRELVRALLLTKTLCFIGYSLSDPNFRAILRILRFKFAAIRRPGLVVIHKSDPASYDHRFITESLGLRVHQADGTEFLRMLARHGDRTPYADVLASQEIRDRYFAEELKDITFQDFAADMIAQQISNGTAEKLSMSPALLVRLRKRNDLSTLPQTSPQTISSDSFIRVPAGPFIAGGERHGNELIRIESIAKPYYIGEHATSNDEYRKFARWCGGVNHDRTFCHPGEPAGKDHLPQAEPHPHEVPPDYWTSSSWGNYPVVNVDWWDAYAFCRWAGGRLPTELEWERAARGVDGRRYPWGDTFDAAHCNTEERGERKTLPVNSMPLGRSPVGAYHMSGNVWEWCADEYFSPRFQSASRIVRGGSFSRGEHRARCAFRNGRSPGDAWCSRGFRIARDES
- a CDS encoding radical SAM protein → MHLFNADRLRLLITDSCNLSCSYCHNEGQFGRGRFMSMSFVAELAAWLQDNSIRVDNLILSGGEPSLHPQLTKIVETLNGTAKKISMVSNGTRLTPAVIDCLTESGLSYIKFGIDAVDALSTKGPLDRASRAAQQDVLANAAYAATVMPGSHLNSVVSAFNYHRIRKVVEWCDQNSMGVKFLELIEVRPEVHAIKPYADDAGHSWFARIYEDVGDLLTDVAYNPVVMKFYARSPAGQLVQFSENFCLYGACSRLWTRIDAHGNLVPCINRPVTRSFSRSEIGLNQSRAVNQEMKNVSAWPCGAMGITEQRMEPDRTEVDIALSDGSVVSFPLTGRTSCVG
- a CDS encoding deoxynucleoside kinase is translated as MRAEARSRVDPAPLASRGFYALGVVGLPGAGKSTVLEALTKLRPDLSYAGTRAFHTSGSRMADYIYRLFVEADSHAALPCQFEALVERTLMQWPADGTTLVDEPIEAVLAHTRALWACDLLGDTEVSTWLTAYEIASRTLPAAPLLILLTCDREERQRRTRLRGRLRDASVDDRYLGALDEALHEILQTAEHSGTATFELDTTERSPHASAVHLLRLLEQSPSHVGP
- a CDS encoding NUDIX hydrolase, which produces MPPAGSLALDTVCFELPISEIGAGETPAVAAASRLREDTGLNVEVSTRDCVRLTGVSHTDWYFRASLVFPSTAGTIGTSMRLAGKQLMFVDFPSLATGTLFPPSVAEMAMHALSTGEWWDDQTELSDPCEKPPSRVRAGALVINAKGQVLLIERNGPGRRWYEIPGGGIEPDELPEVAAVRELAEETGLAVVIRLGLATILKEGRREHYFLADFRDSAAEPRELDLRENSRLVWLDVSELPNLPLWPKRLAWRIAHWKKTEWPKIPVVLSDSIPDADLTKPCNW